The following DNA comes from Ooceraea biroi isolate clonal line C1 chromosome 11, Obir_v5.4, whole genome shotgun sequence.
GTTCCACCAGTGGGATACGAGCCGACTGGGGTACCTGCAGCGGGGTTCTGAATCGCCTTTCTGTCCGGGGCACTTTGCGTAGGCCTCTTCGGCATTCTATCTGACGAGCACAGATGTCTAATCACGTATCTGATAACGGTGAATCTTTGCAGAAGAAGACCACGTGTCATCCGAACGCCTTTGACAGCGTTCGGAAAACATGACGGTGCGGAACGACCGATCGATGGTAGGTAGATCTGATTGGTGGGTCCGAAAGGATGAGCGGGCAATTGTATTTTCCAGTCTTTTTAGACAACTGAGATGTATAATgcttaattagaaaaatatagaatatatatttcgtccattttaatttatatcattcaATAAATACATCACTATCTGTTCCCTGAATTTCTGATTTCGTCTTGTATTTTTCTCccatcttcctttttttttatttctctaaaatatctttaagTTCATCCCTGAGcagtgaaaaatattcttccgTAATATCGTTGAGATCTTCGATCACGTCGTTTTCCGTCAACTTGTCGTATATTTCTTCATCTAAAACCACATGAAATGTGACAacaatttgaatttatttcgatGCGGAAATGTTATGGTACTGACTGTAAATCTCTCGATCCTACCTCTGATCGATAAGTGACCAAACAGCTCGCACACCGCAGGTATGAACGCTGTCGTGTCTTTCACGCCGGTAGAACTTTTTCTAGCCCAGATATAAATGCGTACATCATCGTACAACTCACTACTGGCTCTCGACCTCGCTCGTGTGATGTACACATTATGCGCTACCTGGCACGCTTGTAAATAATTCGCCACGAGGAATGCTCGAGCTACGAGATCTCCGATATCTTGAAAGCTAGACAACTTGAGGCAGAATCCTTTCGCCGGATAATCTACCAGTAGACGCACACCGGACACGTAACTGCGAGTATCCTGAGACaaagtaatgaaataaaaataaaacgttcataatgcaataatgtaataattgcaAGACTTGTAATAAACGGATTGAGCCCAATGTGACGTTACGTACGATGTATTCAAGCGGCATCTCCTGCTTCAAACAGTACAAGTGCCAGTGTAAGTGATTCACGGATGCATGAGCGCAGAGACTGTTGAAAGCGAATCTCAAATACCTGAAAACGAGTTAAAACAAGAGATGACACGTCGTCCCTCGCGGCCTGGACGTTTCTCAACGATAGAGCGACCTACGATTACCGTGAACCACTCAGAAGACACAACTCTATCGCCTTGCGGAGGCTGTGCTCCGTCACGACCTGTGGCAGACACTTGAAACGCTCCGTGAGAAGCAAGCTGTGACCCTGCTCCAGGGGACTGGCGTTAATCGCGACCACGTCGTTACCGTCACCGTTCCCTACGTCGAACAGCGTCTCCTGCGGCGTCAGCTTGGTGAAATTGAAGCCCATGGGACTGAACGGTTGCAACATGGACGTGATCGATTGTGGCTTGCGCCTATGCAGAGCTCTGTCTGGATTTAACTGAAATCGTCACTGCTATCGTTACGCACGACTGGCGAAAATTCGCTCATTTCACGTACTGATGAATGTTTAGATCACCTGCGCCAGAAACCTGTATTTTCCTCGTAACGTTTTGCAGCTTCTTATGTTTAAAGTgtatcgaaataattttgcttcTTCAGCCCGCTGCCATGTCCGCCGTAAAATACGATCGAGCGACGACTCAGTCTCGTCGTATGGTTTTACAGTAAAATTAAAGTCTCCCTCATCGTAGGAGAACATGGGAATTTGTCTATCCGGAGTCATGTTGCAGCATGCAACGTGTTGACACTTGACAGCTAACGCATATTGCGGCGGTAGTGGGAAACAGCGAGTCCAAAGTGAGCACGGTTGGTAACTACTAGCAGTTATCCGATTATTGATACTATCGTATCattctgaaaataaattatttacacaaattatcCCAAAGTtccaagatatatttttaaagaaataaaataggtaAGACAcgcgatttttataaaattgctaCCTGTATTTAGCAGTAAactataagtaaaataaataatataagaatactACAAATCTCCTTGCGTGgtttttatatgtacaaaataattttctaaattcagGTATTTTCGTACCAGTCTCTTATCTATCCAAACGGAAAGAAGAGAaggtaaaatgaaatatttgcataaattactATCTAAATTTCGAGTGTATCTATTATAGCCATTCTCGGATGTACTGGCACTTGATAGGCGTGATGGGGCCATCTTCGAAACACTGCGATCTCACCTGCAGGAAAACAagaacgagaaaagaaaaaatgatttttcctAAATTCTTTCAGTTATTCGATACTTCAAAAATcaacgttaaaataaataaataaaatattacggaCACACACTTACCGGACATATGCCGCACGGAGTCCTGATCAATCCGGGTGAACTGAGCAAAGGCTGAATCGCCCTGTATAGATTGTTTCCATCCGCTGAGGGTACTCTTTCAATCTTCCCGTCGTAAACCAGGGTGTTTAAGATCATCTCCATATCGTCTACGGATAATTTTACCTGCGAACATCGTCGATTCTCTTTAACTACAGCGAGAAACTGCGTACGAGAAAAGAACTCTTGACACGTTGTTCACGACAGCAGTTTACCTTGCTTATTCCTAAATCCGAGATGAACTTCCATACTTCCTTGGACGACGCGTACGTCATGTTCCTCGCGGCGATGGGGCCTGCTTCGCAGCTCTTCATCTTCTCCCTCTTTTGCTCGAGAAATCGATAACACTGCTGATTCAATATATCGACGAACTCCGTCTCAAAGTCCTGGTCCTGGTACCACGCGCCACCCGTTACGGATTCGTCCGGTTGCAAGTTGTACAGCATGTACACCTTTTTCTTACTCGCTGCTACAGATTTAACGACCTTGATGAACTTTTTCGTCTCGAGGCTCTTCAGAATCTTCTGCAATTGCGTGTGCATCAAGTTCGACTTGAATCTGATGTCTCGTGTCCATATTCCCTTGTTCCCAGCCTCCTCAATGATCTTGTACACGATCTTCTCTTCATTATCGGCGCCTTTAGCTACTTTTTGAGGATCCTTTAACTGATAGGATAATGAGTCCCCTTGCTTGAAGAGCTCAAAGTACCCCTGTGACAGTAGCTTGTTTATGATCTGAGCTCGTTGAATCGGCTGCAAGTCCGGCATCTCAACAGCCAGATCTTTGTCGGAGATGCCTTTCGGTCTAGTTCGCGCTAGAGCAAGTATTctggaaaaatatatgttgCTGTGAGATGAGTAATAAAACACGACAATTTTACACTATGATATTGTAACATCAAATCgatgaaaaatcaaattattttgtgacaaataaaaattacgtcTAGCTAGAACATgtattgaataattatttaattgcaattattagAACAATCTGtagaaagattttttataaGAGAAATTTACAACAATAGTCATTGTTCAACATAAAGATTAAAAGTATTCAGAACTCCTGAACGCGGAAATACAGATGATTCACACGAACATGCTCCAATGTCAAAGCGTTTAATTAAGGTAAGATAACTTCCGTACTTTTGCTCGATCGTCTCGGGGTCATCGAGTTTCATGTTTGCATTCTGTAAACCGCTGCCCTTCGCTTCCATCATGAGTAAAACGATAAGAATGATTAAGCctattacacaatgcaaaggaacaggcaacaggaacagggaatagccaatcgcgttgctcgatttggtcatccgtactcaaatcgtgtaacgcgattggttattccctgttcctgttgcctgttcctttgcattgtgtaatagGCTTTATCCTCTTCTTTTCGGCACTGCTACACATTAGAggttacattttattaaattctgtcTTCTTGCTACAGAGCTGGTTCACGTGGACTTAGCTTacattaggttaggttaggctGTTCTTTTCCATCTAACAAAACGGCGCACGCATAAAAAGTTATTCCGAAGATAAATCTAAAGAGAATTTTACTGGCATCACTAATAGGAATTCGGACgtttatatcataataaaatttgtcaaaTTCGTAAGAATATGGAAGTGGCTATCCTTGAACGATGCGTCATTAAGATTGATTAATATCTAAAGCACTTTTCTCGAAATCATCGCCGAAAACATTCGTGAATATTGAATGTGCGAGTTCGATTCAATACGCGAGTTTCGAACTTTCgagttttgattaaaatttcttctaaCACATTTCGggagaattataaaaaatgcaacgtttgagaagaaaatatttcttagaaaaaaagtaatatttaacacattgcGGACGGATGACGAGATATCTCGCATTTCATGTTacgcatataaaatattaaaatattgaaaataatttaacaactTGCAAATGAAATGCAAGCTATTTGCTTCCAGATTTGTTTAATTCTTTTGCCAGATAATTCGTCCCCGGCTATTTTTGTACTTGCATCCTGAAGCCAAGAATCTTTTAGCAGGTATCAAAAATACCCAAACTCGTTTACTGTGTATTGAGCATGACTAATGGGGGAAGAAACTGTTAAACTAATCTCGCAAGAAGTTAAAAGGAACGGCAAATAAAGCGTTGCTTTCGGAATTCGCGCGGGTGGTTTTACGAGACATCGCCATCCAATTCTGCGTTTTCGTTTTAAGAGGCTATCACATTCTCATATTTAACGTTGTGCACACAAACGCAAAAGCTTATTCGTCACGCGTAATGGTATTTGCGGTTTATCAGCTCACATTTAACCAGCTAATCTGCCAGAAGCAAATCCCCCGGACGAATTTTACGTCCGCATTTTCTGGAAACTCGTTTAACGAACGCTCTTTCCACTGCCCCTGCGTTTTGTTTTACTCGTCCAGAGAAACCGGAGGATCAACCTTGTCGAAAGCTTGTCGCGAGcggttttttctttcttatttcgaGAAGAATGGACGTCACGTCCTCTCTTCTCTTGTACGGCAGTGGCATTCTCGCACGTCCCTCTCGTCGTCTATAAATACGAGCATGGGGGACACCATAGCGTCCAGTTCTATCGGAATACCCGACGATTGCGCGTTTGAAAATCGAATATAGAAAAATGACCGGCAAATCGGTGGTGATCGGCCTCGCGCTGATTTGCGGCTTGCTGCTCACGTACTCAATGGCCGAAGAGAGATACTCGAGTAAATATGACGACATCGATATCGATGCGATACTGGCCAATCCTCGTTTGAGAAACCAATACGTCAGCTGTATGCTGAACACCTCCCCCTGTGTCACCGCAGCTGCACGCTTCTTGAAAGgtaattttttttcctttttttctctcaatcATGCGACTGGAAACAGATATGCCGCGTTTGCAAAGTTATTGACCCCAATGTTAATTCTTTTTCGTAAAAAAAACTAATGTATTATGTTCAATATATCGcatttgtatttaaattattattatattttcttctcgtttttttttagtcGAGATACTAACGATGTCccgaaacattttaataattaataagaattacaaatatctttatgcagaagtataattttttgtaatgCATCGTCTCTCGATCTTACTTTTTAGAGAAATTTGCAGAGGCGTATATCACGAGGTGTAGAAAATGCACGGAGAAGCAAGTAGCCTTCCTAGACAAAATTACTGATTGGTATATGAAAAATGACCCCGCCACTTGGAAACGCGGTGTGGAGATGGTCATTAAAGaattgcgaaataaaaatatgtaaatgtcATCACGTGACGTCTCTGTGGTGACGTCGCAATTAAGCTTAATCCTCAAATTTTGCATCTCTTGCGACGATAGCATTATAGATTTTCTTGGTacattcaataaaattaaatttaccgAGAAGAGAACTTGGCGTTGATAAATGGAgagaatttttctgaaaaggAGTATTACTGACtgatttgttaatataaaaaaatataaaaatttcgattttatgtaataataatatgattttaaCGCGCAAATACGCCAGCGCGCTGCGTTACTCAAAAATTCTCTCCATGCAGAACGGAGAATCCTGTACATATAAGTAGCATACGTAACAAAGCGAAGATTACGAGTCCAAGAATTGTTCGAAAGCTGTAACGTATTTTTCGTTGGGGTCGAATTTACGGAGAAACTTCGCCCAAGCCTGCGGTTTATGATTCCTCAAGTGATTGCCTATCTTCTGCGCCATCTCCTGCTGCCTCGGGTTACACCTTGCGCAAACTGAGGCCACTGCGTCCGGGAGTATGCCTATGTGCGAAAAGAACAGAGATTATTTCAACTTCCATTGATCTGTATCGACAAATATACGCTAGAGGAATGTTTTCCCagtattcatttttttcttcctgttttttgttttttttttttaatacagaaTGCCGCATTTTTCCCTTGTCACTTGGAAGAAGTGCAATAAGTATGATAAAACTACTGCcagaatgaagaaaaaaggCATCAATTGCGCACTCACGTCTGAGGGTGCGTCCATCGGCGGTGCATGGGCCTCTGTCGAGAATGCAATCCATGTACTGATTGAAGAGACGATCGCTGTGGAGAATCGCATCCATGTCCAGGTTGTCGAACGTCTCCGCGTAGTACTCCGTCCCCGAAACGAGCGCGGAAAGCGCAAGAGCGAATAACAGAACGAACGCGGGTCTCATTCTTCTGTGGGAATGCCGTCCTACGCACAATGGCAATGGCAAATGTATTATTCCCTGCGTACACTCGCACGCAATTACGGTATACAGCGTTCAGAATaagaaatacaatatattctgTACGTTGGCTggaacaaaaaaatacgtgtgcTCACCTCGAAGCTTCAAACTCAAGGCTATTGTCCAATGACGAGATAAGCTGGAATCAGTTTTTACGAATCCGGCCTTGtaccaa
Coding sequences within:
- the LOC105275338 gene encoding GDP-D-glucose phosphorylase 1 isoform X2, which gives rise to MLQPFSPMGFNFTKLTPQETLFDVGNGDGNDVVAINASPLEQGHSLLLTERFKCLPQVVTEHSLRKAIELCLLSGSRYLRFAFNSLCAHASVNHLHWHLYCLKQEMPLEYIDTRSYVSGVRLLVDYPAKGFCLKLSSFQDIGDLVARAFLVANYLQACQVAHNVYITRARSRASSELYDDVRIYIWARKSSTGVKDTTAFIPAVCELFGHLSIRDEEIYDKLTENDVIEDLNDITEEYFSLLRDELKDILEK
- the LOC105275338 gene encoding GDP-D-glucose phosphorylase 1 isoform X1, translating into MTPDRQIPMFSYDEGDFNFTVKPYDETESSLDRILRRTWQRAEEAKLFRYTLNIRSCKTLRGKYRFLAQLNPDRALHRRKPQSITSMLQPFSPMGFNFTKLTPQETLFDVGNGDGNDVVAINASPLEQGHSLLLTERFKCLPQVVTEHSLRKAIELCLLSGSRYLRFAFNSLCAHASVNHLHWHLYCLKQEMPLEYIDTRSYVSGVRLLVDYPAKGFCLKLSSFQDIGDLVARAFLVANYLQACQVAHNVYITRARSRASSELYDDVRIYIWARKSSTGVKDTTAFIPAVCELFGHLSIRDEEIYDKLTENDVIEDLNDITEEYFSLLRDELKDILEK
- the LOC105275337 gene encoding probable DNA-directed RNA polymerase III subunit RPC6, whose amino-acid sequence is MTKSSNAIGYSLFLLPVPLHCVIGLIILIVLLMMEAKGSGLQNANMKLDDPETIEQKILALARTRPKGISDKDLAVEMPDLQPIQRAQIINKLLSQGYFELFKQGDSLSYQLKDPQKVAKGADNEEKIVYKIIEEAGNKGIWTRDIRFKSNLMHTQLQKILKSLETKKFIKVVKSVAASKKKVYMLYNLQPDESVTGGAWYQDQDFETEFVDILNQQCYRFLEQKREKMKSCEAGPIAARNMTYASSKEVWKFISDLGISKVKLSVDDMEMILNTLVYDGKIERVPSADGNNLYRAIQPLLSSPGLIRTPCGICPVRSQCFEDGPITPIKCQYIREWL
- the LOC105275345 gene encoding ejaculatory bulb-specific protein 3, yielding MTGKSVVIGLALICGLLLTYSMAEERYSSKYDDIDIDAILANPRLRNQYVSCMLNTSPCVTAAARFLKEKFAEAYITRCRKCTEKQVAFLDKITDWYMKNDPATWKRGVEMVIKELRNKNM
- the LOC105275344 gene encoding ejaculatory bulb-specific protein 3 codes for the protein MRPAFVLLFALALSALVSGTEYYAETFDNLDMDAILHSDRLFNQYMDCILDRGPCTADGRTLRRILPDAVASVCARCNPRQQEMAQKIGNHLRNHKPQAWAKFLRKFDPNEKYVTAFEQFLDS